A DNA window from Mycobacterium sp. IDR2000157661 contains the following coding sequences:
- a CDS encoding serine hydrolase, which yields MNSTAIRAKRAVTVTVAAALSIGVGGCATSGSAPTEADYGVPITINTPQGLRAKQTLDMLNSNWPIGPVGVRTLAQPERVEAVTAKLDSMWWDRPFTVTDVEIGAGEAEVGVLTSYGVAQEIALRTDDEGRVDRFDVSLRAPDIEEWSDIDAELTKSGARYSYQVSKVGAETGGCDVVAGTNTDLSLPLASIFKLYVLLAVADAVKAGTLEWTDPLTVTRQAKAVGSAGMEHLPPGAQVSVRKAAQQMISASDNMATDLLIGRLGPGAVERALVTGGHHDPASMTPFPTMHELFSVGWGRPDLREQWRRAVEKGGSAVRAQLLSQTNSRPYEPDPERTHTPASNFGAEWYGSAADICRVHMALQKAAFGEAAPVKDILSAIPGIDLDGSKWHYVGAKGGNLPGDLTFSWYAVDHTGQPWVVSFQLNWPRYRSPTAAGWLLSIARQTFALIPV from the coding sequence CTGAATAGCACCGCGATCAGGGCGAAACGGGCGGTCACGGTGACGGTCGCCGCGGCGCTGTCCATCGGCGTGGGAGGCTGCGCGACGAGCGGCTCCGCGCCGACCGAGGCCGACTACGGCGTGCCGATCACCATCAACACCCCGCAGGGTCTACGCGCGAAGCAGACGCTGGACATGCTCAACTCCAACTGGCCGATCGGGCCCGTCGGGGTGCGCACCCTCGCCCAGCCGGAGAGGGTCGAAGCGGTCACGGCCAAGCTCGACTCGATGTGGTGGGACCGGCCGTTCACGGTCACCGATGTCGAGATCGGCGCCGGTGAGGCCGAAGTCGGCGTCCTGACCTCCTACGGCGTTGCGCAGGAGATCGCGCTGCGCACCGACGACGAAGGCCGAGTCGATCGGTTCGACGTGTCGTTGCGCGCGCCGGACATCGAGGAATGGTCCGACATCGACGCGGAACTGACGAAGTCCGGTGCGCGCTACTCGTACCAGGTGTCGAAGGTGGGCGCAGAAACCGGCGGCTGCGACGTGGTGGCCGGGACCAACACCGACCTGTCGCTGCCGCTGGCCTCGATCTTCAAACTGTATGTGCTGCTTGCGGTCGCCGACGCGGTGAAGGCCGGAACACTCGAGTGGACCGACCCGCTGACCGTCACCAGGCAAGCCAAGGCGGTCGGCTCGGCGGGCATGGAGCACCTGCCGCCCGGGGCCCAGGTGTCGGTGAGAAAGGCCGCCCAGCAGATGATCTCGGCCAGTGACAACATGGCCACCGACCTGCTGATCGGGCGGCTGGGGCCGGGCGCCGTCGAGCGGGCCCTGGTCACCGGCGGCCATCACGACCCGGCGAGCATGACGCCGTTTCCCACCATGCACGAGCTGTTCTCGGTCGGCTGGGGCCGTCCCGATCTGCGCGAGCAGTGGCGCCGCGCAGTCGAGAAGGGTGGATCGGCGGTTCGCGCGCAGCTGCTCAGCCAGACCAATTCGCGCCCCTACGAACCGGATCCGGAACGGACGCATACACCGGCATCGAATTTCGGCGCCGAGTGGTACGGCAGCGCCGCCGACATCTGCCGGGTGCACATGGCGCTGCAGAAGGCCGCCTTCGGGGAGGCCGCCCCGGTCAAGGACATCCTGTCCGCCATCCCCGGCATCGATCTCGACGGGTCGAAGTGGCACTACGTCGGCGCCAAGGGCGGCAACCTGCCGGGCGACCTGACCTTCAGCTGGTATGCCGTCGACCACACCGGGCAGCCCTGGGTGGTCAGCTTCCAGCTGAACTGGCCGCGCTACCGCAGCCCCACCGCGGCCGGCTGGCTGCTGTCGATCGCGCGTCAGACGTTCGCGCTGATCCCGGTCTGA
- the mhuD gene encoding mycobilin-forming heme oxygenase MhuD, with protein sequence MSSQNPVVKINAIEVPPDAGPELEKRFAHRAHAVDNQPGFLGFQLLRPVKGENRYFVVTQWESEEAFQAWATGPAIEAHKGQAANPVATGASLLEFEVVLDVAGSSE encoded by the coding sequence ATGTCCAGCCAGAACCCCGTGGTGAAGATCAACGCAATCGAGGTTCCGCCCGACGCAGGCCCGGAACTGGAGAAGCGGTTCGCGCACCGCGCCCACGCCGTCGACAACCAGCCCGGCTTCCTCGGCTTCCAGCTGTTGCGGCCCGTCAAGGGCGAGAACCGCTACTTCGTGGTGACGCAGTGGGAGTCCGAGGAGGCGTTTCAGGCCTGGGCGACGGGACCGGCCATCGAAGCGCACAAGGGTCAGGCGGCCAACCCGGTGGCCACCGGAGCGTCGCTGCTGGAGTTCGAGGTTGTCCTGGACGTTGCCGGCTCCTCTGAATAG
- a CDS encoding alpha/beta fold hydrolase — protein MRWLTPRGGTGRPLVLVHGLMGRGSTWTRQLPWLAALGEVFTYDAPWHRGRDVDDAQPISTERFVEDLGEAVQQLGEPAVLIGHSMGGLHSWCLAAGRPELVRALVVEDMAPDFRGRTTGPWEPWLHALPVEFDTAQRIYDEFGPVAGQYFLEAFDRTAAGWRLHGHPRIWIEIAAEWGTRDYWSQWTAVRAPALLIEAGNSVTPPGQMRRMQETGRRATYLQVPSAGHLVHDDAPRAYREAVETFLTALAERT, from the coding sequence ATGCGATGGCTGACCCCGCGAGGTGGCACAGGTCGGCCCCTGGTGCTGGTGCACGGCTTGATGGGGCGGGGCAGCACATGGACGCGCCAGCTTCCGTGGCTGGCCGCGCTGGGCGAGGTGTTCACCTATGACGCGCCCTGGCATCGCGGTCGCGACGTGGACGACGCGCAGCCCATCAGCACCGAACGCTTCGTCGAGGACCTCGGCGAAGCGGTCCAGCAGCTCGGCGAGCCGGCGGTGCTGATCGGGCACTCGATGGGGGGTCTGCACTCCTGGTGTCTGGCAGCCGGGCGCCCCGAACTGGTGCGGGCGTTGGTCGTCGAGGACATGGCGCCGGACTTCAGGGGCCGCACCACCGGGCCGTGGGAACCCTGGCTGCATGCCTTACCCGTCGAATTCGATACCGCGCAACGGATCTACGACGAGTTCGGCCCCGTCGCGGGACAGTACTTCCTGGAGGCGTTCGACCGTACCGCGGCCGGTTGGCGTCTGCACGGCCACCCGCGGATCTGGATCGAGATCGCCGCGGAGTGGGGCACGCGCGACTACTGGTCACAGTGGACGGCCGTGCGGGCACCCGCGCTGCTCATCGAGGCGGGCAACTCTGTCACCCCGCCCGGGCAGATGCGCCGGATGCAGGAGACCGGACGGCGCGCAACGTACCTGCAGGTGCCCAGCGCCGGTCATCTCGTCCACGACGACGCGCCGCGGGCCTACCGCGAAGCGGTCGAGACCTTCCTAACGGCGCTCGCCGAGCGCACCTGA
- a CDS encoding helix-turn-helix domain-containing protein: MAMKSVSALVLDGLAIFEFGVICEVFGIDRSADGVPNFDFKVCGPQPGKPVRTSVGATIIPDHGLDDLVGADMVAIPAIGGSDYLPEALTAVKAAAASGSIILTVCSGAFVAGAAGLLDGRPCTTHWMHAEDLARMYPTAKVDRNVLFVDDGNLITSAGTAAGIDACLHLVRRELGSEVTNKIARRMVVPPQRDGGQRQYIDQPIPVRCSERFAPHLDWLLGNLDKPHTVASLAARAHMSARTFARRFVEETGRTPMQWVTDQRVLYARTLLEETDLDVDRIAERSGFGTATLLRHHFRRVIGVTPSDYRRRFCCTNDGAEPAEATA, translated from the coding sequence ATGGCGATGAAAAGCGTATCGGCGCTGGTACTCGACGGTCTAGCGATTTTCGAGTTCGGCGTGATCTGCGAGGTCTTCGGGATCGACCGCTCCGCCGACGGCGTGCCGAACTTCGACTTCAAGGTCTGTGGACCGCAGCCGGGCAAGCCGGTCCGGACGTCGGTGGGCGCGACGATCATCCCCGATCACGGGCTCGACGACCTGGTGGGGGCGGACATGGTCGCCATCCCGGCGATCGGCGGGTCCGACTACCTCCCCGAGGCGCTGACCGCGGTCAAGGCCGCCGCCGCATCCGGGTCGATCATCTTGACGGTCTGCTCGGGCGCATTCGTCGCGGGCGCGGCGGGGTTGCTCGACGGCAGGCCCTGCACCACGCACTGGATGCACGCCGAAGACCTGGCCCGGATGTACCCGACGGCGAAGGTGGATCGCAACGTGCTTTTCGTCGACGACGGCAACCTCATCACCAGCGCGGGCACCGCTGCGGGCATCGACGCCTGCCTGCACCTGGTGCGTCGCGAGTTGGGCAGCGAGGTGACCAACAAGATCGCGCGCCGGATGGTGGTGCCGCCGCAGCGCGACGGCGGGCAGCGCCAGTACATCGACCAGCCGATCCCGGTCCGCTGTTCGGAACGCTTTGCGCCGCACCTGGATTGGCTACTCGGCAATCTCGACAAGCCGCATACCGTCGCCTCGCTGGCGGCCCGCGCCCACATGTCGGCGCGCACATTCGCGCGGCGGTTCGTCGAGGAGACCGGTCGCACGCCGATGCAGTGGGTGACCGATCAGCGGGTGCTCTACGCGCGCACGCTGCTCGAGGAGACCGACCTCGATGTCGACCGGATCGCCGAGCGCAGTGGATTCGGCACCGCGACGCTGCTGCGCCACCACTTCCGCCGCGTCATCGGGGTGACACCGTCGGACTACCGGCGCCGGTTCTGCTGCACCAACGACGGCGCCGAGCCTGCCGAAGCCACCGCCTGA
- a CDS encoding A/G-specific adenine glycosylase: MTDIVHQLLDWYDTERRDLPWRRPHVTPWQILVSEFMLQQTPVARVEPVWVAWVERWPTPSATAAASAADVLRAWGKLGYPRRAKRLHECAGVIAADYDDEVPSDVDTLLTLPGVGAYTARAIACFAYRQRVPVVDTNVRRVVTRVVHGRGDAAAASSARDLADVEALLPDDAAAPEFSVALMELGATVCTARAPRCGLCPLSGCAWRSRGFPASDTPARRVQRYAGTDRQVRGRLLDVLRNNTSPVTRAELDVAWLTDTAQRDRALGSLLVDGLVEQTADGRFALAGEGE; this comes from the coding sequence ATGACGGACATTGTGCACCAACTGCTCGACTGGTATGACACCGAGCGGCGCGATCTGCCGTGGCGGCGACCACATGTCACGCCCTGGCAGATCCTGGTCAGCGAGTTCATGCTGCAGCAGACGCCCGTCGCCCGCGTAGAACCGGTGTGGGTGGCGTGGGTCGAGCGCTGGCCCACCCCGAGCGCAACGGCGGCCGCCAGCGCCGCCGACGTGCTGCGCGCATGGGGCAAGCTCGGGTACCCGCGACGGGCCAAACGCCTGCACGAGTGCGCCGGCGTGATCGCCGCCGACTACGACGACGAGGTGCCGTCCGACGTCGATACCCTGCTGACGCTGCCCGGGGTCGGCGCGTACACCGCGCGGGCGATCGCGTGCTTCGCCTATCGACAGCGGGTGCCGGTGGTCGATACCAACGTGCGACGCGTGGTCACCAGGGTGGTACACGGCCGCGGCGACGCTGCGGCTGCGTCGTCGGCGCGGGACCTCGCAGACGTCGAGGCGCTTCTGCCGGATGACGCTGCAGCGCCTGAGTTCTCGGTCGCCCTCATGGAACTTGGCGCCACGGTGTGCACCGCCAGGGCGCCGCGGTGCGGGCTGTGCCCGTTGAGCGGGTGCGCCTGGCGGTCGCGTGGGTTTCCCGCCTCGGACACCCCGGCTCGCCGTGTGCAGCGCTACGCGGGCACCGACCGGCAGGTCCGCGGCCGCCTGCTGGATGTGCTGCGCAACAACACGTCTCCCGTCACCAGGGCCGAGCTAGACGTGGCGTGGCTGACCGACACGGCGCAGCGGGACCGGGCGCTGGGCTCGCTTCTGGTCGACGGCCTCGTCGAACAGACCGCCGACGGCCGGTTCGCACTCGCGGGCGAAGGTGAGTGA
- a CDS encoding carbonic anhydrase, producing MPNTSPMTAWKALKEGNQRFVEGKPEHPSQSVEHRASLAGAQKPTAVVFGCADSRVAAEIIFDQGLGDMFVVRTAGHVIDSAVLGSIEYAVTVLDVPLIVVLGHDSCGAVKATLSAIDDGTVPAGYVRDVVERVTPSILLGRRDGLTRVDEFEERHVNETVAQLAARSTAVAERLQAGRLAIAGVTYHLADGRMVVRDHLGDLG from the coding sequence ATGCCGAACACCAGTCCGATGACCGCGTGGAAAGCACTCAAGGAGGGTAACCAGCGGTTCGTCGAGGGTAAGCCGGAGCATCCGAGCCAGAGCGTCGAGCACCGGGCCAGCCTCGCCGGGGCGCAGAAGCCGACCGCCGTGGTGTTCGGCTGCGCCGACAGCCGGGTCGCCGCCGAGATCATCTTCGACCAGGGCCTCGGCGACATGTTCGTCGTCCGCACCGCCGGCCACGTCATCGACTCCGCCGTACTCGGCTCGATCGAGTACGCGGTCACGGTGCTCGACGTTCCGCTCATCGTGGTGTTGGGCCACGACAGCTGCGGCGCCGTCAAGGCCACGCTGTCGGCCATCGACGACGGCACGGTGCCCGCCGGTTACGTCCGCGACGTGGTGGAGCGGGTCACGCCGTCGATCCTGCTGGGCCGCCGCGACGGGTTGACGCGGGTCGACGAGTTCGAGGAACGGCACGTCAACGAGACGGTCGCACAGCTGGCGGCCCGCTCGACCGCCGTGGCCGAACGGCTCCAGGCGGGCCGGCTCGCCATCGCCGGGGTCACCTACCACCTGGCCGACGGCCGGATGGTGGTGCGGGACCATCTGGGCGACCTGGGCTGA